A DNA window from Ipomoea triloba cultivar NCNSP0323 chromosome 10, ASM357664v1 contains the following coding sequences:
- the LOC116032177 gene encoding uncharacterized protein LOC116032177 — MGSACCVAARDRTISNGAASEILQRNVRYSPSWSFRWDNRGRVAGEETSVNWSSDGVGGNDRLEFKSGTTVETVCPSEDGSPLDSFRSFPWQKSPTSERNMGSSTHPSTDPLVDSQDRNSTEVKESTGSPAVSFPSPVKLSPSAPSVSSFPTSPLSSQSQVPPANLTSSRLPHHSPGRRLSRHVSDTGVPGIKSPTFSVSEEASSFILPGWSNESTRGSYGGSSDGWSVPSFPEFLTTSRRGRWSFDSESFGFHRDKVARSSGRNSGSPSLDLRTCGICAKLLTDKSLWGSQKIIASNELAVVAILTCGHVFHAECLENMTSEINKYDPACPVCTYGEKQALKMSEKALKAEMELKARKRYKNRIVDSNFSGNLSVLDRQKSSGHEGRYPKMSSSSSMRSSSGKTFMRRHFSFGSKGSTRTLSESLSTRKRIFFWAKSSRE; from the exons ATGGGCTCTGCGTGTTGTGTAGCTGCAAGAGATAGAACCATATCAAATGGAGCAGCTAGTGAAATTTTGCAACGGAATGTCAGGTATTCGCCATCATGGAGCTTCCGATGGGATAATCGAGGACGAGTAGCTGGTGAAGAGACATCCGTGAATTGGTCTTCTGATGGAGTTGGTGGCAATGATAGATTGGAATTTAAGTCTGGTACAACTGTTGAAACAGTATGTCCATCTGAAGATGGAAGCCCATTGGATAGTTTCAGGTCATTTCCATGGCAAAAGTCACCCACTTCTGAAAGAAACATGGGAAGTTCAACGCATCCTTCAACAG ATCCATTGGTGGACAGCCAGGACAGGAATTCTACAGAG GTAAAAGAGTCAACAGGATCTCCTGCAGTATCATTCCCATCTCCTGTAAAGCTGTCCCCATCGGCACCTTCAGTTTCATCTTTTCCAACGTCACCTTTGTCATCACAAAGTCAAGTGCCTCCTGCTAACTTGACTTCATCAAGGTTGCCTCATCACTCTCCTGGGCGTCGTCTATCACGGCATGTATCTGATACTGGTGTACCAGGAATCAAGTCCCCAACTTTCTCAGTGTCTGAAGAAGCGTCGTCTTTCATTCTCCCTGGTTGGAGCAATGAATCTACTCGAGGATCTTATGGTGGATCATCAGATGGATGGTCTGTTCCTTCCTTTCCTGAATTCCTGACAACTTCTCGGAGGGGGAGATGGTCATTTGATAGTGAAAGCTTTGGCTTCCATCGTGATAAAGTTGCCAGATCTAGTGGAAGAAATTCTGGTTCTCCCTCGCTTGATCTCCGAACCTGTGGCATATGCGCAAAGCTGTTAACAGATAAATCTTTGTGGGGTAGTCAGAAAATTATAGCCTCTAATGAACTGGCTGTTGTTGCTATTCTAACTTGTGGGCATGTTTTCCATGCTGAGTGCTTGGAGAATATGACATCTGAAATCAACAAGTATGACCCAGCTTGCCCCGTCTGTACTTACGGGGAGAAGCAAGCATTGAAGATGTCTGAAAAGGCACTGAAAGCTGAGATGGAGTTAAAAGCTAGAAAGAGATACAAGAATCGGATTGTTGACAGCAATTTTAGTGGCAATCTTTCTGTATTAGACCGTCAGAAAAGTAGTGGACACGAGGGGAGGTATCCCAAGATGAGCTCAAGTTCCAGCATGAGAAGTTCATCAGGGAAGACCTTCATGAGGCGCCACTTTTCATTTGGGTCAAAGGGGAGCACCAGAACCTTGTCTGAGAGTCTTTCTACTCGAAAGAGGATATTTTTCTGGGCAAAATCTAGCAGGGAGTAA
- the LOC116032176 gene encoding probable receptor-like protein kinase At2g21480 — MASLLLLLFCLFIVGNNAQDSVIPAKNFQPYVPKDNILVDCGATSATTLPGDRVFQPDAKFLSYEGIEAVASMPSGDDKKDLDAIYLNAKIFESDATYTFPVAQPGWHWIRLHFLPLETPGYDLTAVTFSVETDSLVLLQGFQAENITAPIVKEFLINVTTDHIPLFFRPVSTAAFINAIEFVSAPSRLIGNSAATLFPVSAQFDLSSTHLETLYRLNVGGRLVEPQVDSLGRTWKPDTPFLDPRQMGKPVTVSTSVINYPKGGALTPSIAPPIVYASAVQLADSETIQPDFNITWKLPIDVEYTHLVRLHFADIVSKGLNQLYFNVYINDKMAISALDLSSMVLRLNTAYYKDFVVNSSMISSPLLVKIAPVEDAHGIKNAILNGLEIFRMNNSVGSLNGEYGVDGSRAHAGLVSRNTVAAVGFIMMFGAFIGLGAMAMKWQKRPQDWQKSKSFSSWLLPIHAGDTSPNSKNWLGKSQSIFSSRAGLGWYFSLAELQEATKNWEPSQIIGVGGFGNVYVGVINDGTKVAVKRGNPQSEQGIHEFHTEIQMLSKLRHRHLVSLIGYCDENSEMILVYEYMSNGPLRDHLYGKDLNSLSWKQRLEICIGAARGLHYLHTGSARGIIHRDVKSTNILLDENFIAKMADFGLSKDAPTTEQTHVSTAVKGSFGYLDPEYFRKQQLTDKSDVYSFGVVLLEVLCARPAINPQLPREQVNLAEWALQWKQKGLLDKIIDPTLVGRINPESMKKFAEAAEKCLEEYGVDRPTMGDVLWNLEHALQLQEASDSLQGETTTDKAVSSPPPPSAAAIAPPLPHASVPAGTHPINPLPSPAQDEDAFNDLSKTAMFAQFNSLNGR; from the coding sequence ATGGCGTCCCTCCTGCTGCTTCTTTTCTGCCTCTTCATTGTGGGCAATAATGCGCAGGATAGCGTTATCCCCGCCAAGAATTTCCAGCCCTACGTACCCAAGGACAACATCCTCGTCGACTGCGGCGCCACCTCCGCCACCACGCTCCCCGGCGACCGCGTGTTCCAGCCCGACGCCAAATTCTTGTCTTATGAAGGTATAGAAGCGGTGGCTTCCATGCCGTCGGGTGATGATAAAAAGGATTTGGATGCCATTTATCTGAACGCCAAGATTTTTGAGAGCGACGCAACCTATACGTTCCCCGTCGCCCAGCCCGGCTGGCACTGGATCCGCCTCCACTTCCTGCCGTTGGAAACCCCGGGCTATGACCTCACGGCCGTGACGTTCTCCGTCGAGACGGATTCCTTAGTCCTCCTCCAAGGTTTCCAGGCGGAGAATATCACCGCTCCCATCGTCAAGGAGTTTCTCATCAACGTAACCACGGACCATATCCCGTTGTTCTTCAGGCCCGTCAGCACCGCCGCCTTCATCAACGCCATAGAGTTCGTCTCCGCCCCTAGTAGACTCATCGGCAATTCCGCCGCCACTCTGTTCCCCGTTTCCGCACAATTCGACCTCTCCTCTACCCACCTCGAGACCTTGTATCGGCTAAACGTCGGAGGCCGGCTCGTGGAGCCGCAGGTTGACAGCCTTGGGAGAACATGGAAGCCTGATACGCCGTTTCTGGATCCCCGCCAAATGGGGAAGCCCGTTACCGTTTCCACCTCGGTCATCAACTACCCCAAAGGAGGAGCGCTCACCCCTTCCATCGCTCCTCCGATTGTTTACGCTTCCGCTGTACAATTGGCGGACTCTGAAACCATTCAACCTGATTTCAACATTACTTGGAAGTTGCCGATCGACGTTGAGTATACCCATCTCGTTCGTCTCCATTTCGCAGATATCGTCAGCAAAGGGCTAAACCAGCTCTATTTCAACGTCTACATCAATGATAAAATGGCGATTTCTGCGCTGGACTTGTCATCCATGGTGCTTAGATTGAACACGGCTTACTACAAGGACTTCGTGGTTAATTCCTCCATGATTTCGAGTCCGCTCCTGGTTAAAATTGCTCCGGTGGAAGATGCTCATGGGATTAAAAACGCGATCTTGAACGGGCTTGAGATTTTCAGGATGAATAATTCCGTTGGTAGCCTGAACGGGGAATACGGCGTTGATGGGTCGAGGGCGCATGCTGGGCTCGTCAGCCGGAACACGGTGGCCGCGGTCGGGTTTATCATGATGTTTGGTGCGTTTATCGGGCTGGGAGCCATGGCTATGAAGTGGCAAAAGAGGCCCCAAGATTGGCAAAAGAGTAAGAGCTTCTCGTCATGGCTGCTTCCCATCCATGCGGGAGATACAAGCCCTAACAGCAAGAACTGGTTGGGAAAGAGCCAATCGATCTTCTCATCACGAGCAGGGCTGGGCTGGTACTTCTCCTTAGCGGAATTGCAGGAGGCCACCAAGAATTGGGAGCCTAGTCAAATCATCGGAGTGGGAGGATTCGGAAACGTCTACGTGGGAGTAATAAACGACGGAACAAAAGTAGCTGTAAAACGTGGGAATCCACAATCCGAACAAGGCATTCATGAATTCCATACCGAAATTCAAATGTTGTCCAAGCTCAGACACCGCCATTTGGTGTCTCTGATTGGATATTGCGACGAAAACTCGGAGATGATCTTGGTTTACGAGTACATGTCCAATGGACCCTTAAGAGACCATCTTTACGGCAAGGACTTGAACTCTCTTTCGTGGAAACAACGCCTGGAAATATGCATCGGAGCCGCCCGCGGGCTCCACTATCTCCACACCGGCTCGGCCCGGGGAATCATCCACCGCGATGTAAAGAGCACTAACATCTTATTAGACGAAAACTTCATCGCCAAAATGGCGGATTTCGGGCTGTCTAAAGACGCGCCCACCACGGAGCAAACGCACGTTAGCACGGCCGTGAAGGGGAGTTTCGGGTATTTAGATCCTGAATATTTCCGAAAACAGCAACTCACCGACAAATCCGATGTTTACTCGTTCGGCGTCGTACTCCTCGAAGTCCTGTGCGCCCGTCCCGCCATCAACCCGCAGTTACCGCGGGAGCAAGTGAATTTGGCCGAGTGGGCATTGCAATGGAAACAGAAGGGATTACTCGACAAAATCATTGATCCAACGTTGGTGGGTCGCATAAACCCCGAATCCATGAAGAAATTCGCCGAAGCCGCCGAGAAATGCCTCGAGGAATACGGCGTTGATAGGCCGACAATGGGCGATGTCCTCTGGAACCTGGAACATGCTTTGCAGCTACAAGAAGCCTCAGACTCTTTACAGGGTGAGACGACGACCGACAAAGCAGTATCTTCTCCGCCGCCGCCCTCCGCCGCGGCGATAGCGCCGCCTCTTCCTCATGCTTCAGTACCCGCCGGCACCCACCCCATTAATCCTTTGCCCTCCCCCGCTCAAGATGAAGACGCCTTTAATGATCTCTCAAAAACTGCAATGTTTGCTCAATTTAATTCTCTCAATGGACGATAA
- the LOC116033466 gene encoding protein CHROMATIN REMODELING 35-like, with translation MDSAIEKWWSSDESPRTRSSFASPSASYPKRRRRNQVDSVCCSVEHEHNKWKLSSKVVDRCDPFALCNLEEGLDHEKFGSVAKEIEDLIARRGQVLNKLYAHDISSPCGTLDVGRHCDEDSNVSISHVIDLEDEHQEHNLPPAMPIPTVDISPSIPLVILDSDNEDCGSEMSNCPYQGNISKNTGDDIHKNDTMECDNAGHQTLSGGATLCSGNGKKKDGGVYVGVEDEENKQPDADGVDDIWKEMSFVLEYSKDTTVDLLSENRAIKDGEEDCDHFFIMKDDIGTVCRICGYIEKSIETIIDLQFGKATRSTRTYRYEERKAVGPRSTEIQHDGTKSSKEDFMEEICAHPRHKKQMKAHQIEGFNFLLSNLVTDSPSGCILAHAPGSGKTFMIISFLQSFMARYPHARPLVVLPKGILATWKKEFRRWQVEDLALYDFYSAKAENRSQQLELLRHWSAERSILFLGYKQFSSIVCDNDTTNTTAECRMILLTCPSILILDEGHTPRNEETNTLTALEKVQTPRKVVLSGTLYQNNVREVFNILNLVKPKFLKLDTSKAVKKRILSRASISGRHNLVKDVSDREFYELVEHTLFEDKNLSRKVTIIKDLREMTSKVLHYYKGDFLEELPGLVDFTVLLKLHQRQKSEVAKLKKLKQKFKVSSEGSAIYVHPKLKCLCGSRERFDEKKIDMILEDLEEQEGVKTKFYLNLLQLCESRGEKLLVFSQYLLPMKFLERLTVKLKGYSVGKEIFMITGDADSGMRESSMEQFNTSADARVFFGSIRACGEGISLVGASRVLVLDVHPNPSVTRQAIGRAFRPGQQKKVYTYRLVASGSPEEEDHSTCFRKESIAKLWFEWNEYDGHCDFQMEEVDVKTCGDMFLETPCLSEDVISLFKR, from the exons ATGGACTCTGCGATTGAAAAGTGGTGGAGCAGTGATGAATCCCCTCGTACAAGGTCTTCCTTTGCTAGCCCCAGTG CTAGTTATCCAAAGAGGAGAAGAAGGAACCAAGTGGATTCTGTGTGTTGCTCTGTGGAACATGAACATAATAAATGGAAGCTATCTTCCAAAGTTGTGGACCGTTGTGATCCATTTGCTCTATGCAATTTAGAGGAAGGGTTAGATCATGAGAAGTTTGGAAGCGTTGCAAAAGAAATTGAGGACCTAATTGCTCGAAGGGGACAGGTTCTGAACAAACTATATGCACATGATATTTCTTCTCCATGTGGAACTCTAGACGTGGGGAGACACTGCGATGAAGATAGTAATGTATCCATTTCTCACGTCATTGATTTGGAGGACGAGCATCAAGAACATAATCTTCCACCAGCTATGCCCATTCCTACTGTGGATATTTCACCTTCAATTCCCCTTGTTATTCTTGATTCAGACAATGAAGACTGTGGGAGTGAGATGTCTAACTGTCCATACCAAGGGAATATCTCAAAGAATACTGGTGATGACATTCATAAAAATGATACTATG GAATGTGATAATGCTGGACACCAGACTTTATCAGGAGGAGCAACTCTGTGTAGcggaaatggaaaaaagaaagatGGTGGTGTATATGTTGGTGTAGAGGATGAGGAAAATAAGCAACCTGATGCTGATGGTGTCGATGATATTTGGAAGGAAATGTCATTTGTTCTGGAATACTCGAAG GATACTACGGTGGATCTTTTGTCTGAAAACCGTGCAATTAAggatggagaagaagattgtGACCACTTTTTTATAATGAAGGATGATATTGGTACCGTGTGTCGCATTTGTGGGTATATTGAGAAAAGTATTGAAACAATCATTGACCTCCAATTTGGAAAG GCCACAAGGAGCACTAGAACTTACAGATATGAAGAACGGAAAGCAGTGGGTCCAAGGTCAACTGAAATCCAGCATGATGGCACCAAATCATCAAAGGAGGATTTCATGGAAGAAATATGTGCTCATCCAAGGCACAAGAAGCAAATGAAAGCCCACCAAATTGAAGGGTTTAATTTCCTTCTCAGCAATTTAGTGACAGATAGTCCAAGTGGGTGCATTCTGGCACATGCTCCCGGTTCTGGGAAAACTTTTATGATCATCAGCTTCTTACAGAGTTTCATGGCCAGGTACCCTCATGCCAGGCCTTTGGTGGTGCTACCTAAAGGAATCTTGGCAACGTGGAAGAAAGAATTTCGGAGGTGGCAAGTGGAGGACCTTGCTCTGTATGACTTTTACTCTGCAAAAGCAGAAAATAGATCTCAGCAATTGGAGCTTTTGAGGCATTGGTCAGCAGAAAGAAGCATATTGTTTCTAGGATACAAACAGTTTTCATCAATTGTATGTGACAATGACACAACTAATACTACAGCTGAATGTCGGATGATATTGTTAACCTGTCCATCAATCCTCATTCTAGATGAAGGTCATACCCCACGCAACGAGGAGACAAATACCCTAACTGCACTTGAAAAGGTTCAAACTCCTCGCAAAGTGGTTCTTTCCGGGACCTTATACCAAAATAATGTCAGGGAAGTATTCAATATTTTGAACCTTGTAAAGCCGAAATTTTTGAAGCTGGATACTTCTAAAGCTGTTAAAAAACGAATATTGAGCAGGGCATCTATATCAGGAAGACATAACCTTGTAAAGGATGTTTCAGACAGAGAATTTTATGAGCTTGTGGAGCACACTCTTTTTGAAGACAAAAATCTTTCAAGGAAGGTTACTATCATTAAAGATCTCAGGGAGATGACTAGTAAAGTTCTTCACTATTACAAGGGAGACTTCCTTGAAGAACTTCCTGGACTTGTGGACTTCACAGTCCTTCTTAAGCTCCATCAAAGACAGAAAAGTGAAGTTGCTAAGCTCAAGAAActgaaacaaaaatttaaagtaaGTTCTGAAGGCAGTGCAATATATGTGCATCCCAAGTTGAAATGTCTCTGTGGATCTAGAGAACGATTTGATGAAAAAAAGATCGATATGATTTTAGAAGATTTGGAAGAGCAAGAAGGGGTGAAGACTAAGTTTTACCTTAATCTTCTGCAGCTATGTGAATCAAGGGGTGAAAAGCTGCTGGTATTTAGCCAATATCTCTTGCCGATGAAATTTTTGGAGAGATTGACGGTTAAGCTCAAGGGATATAGTGTGGGGAAGGAAATTTTTATGATCACAGGTGATGCAGACTCAGGCATGCGCGAGTCTTCAATGGAGCAATTTAACACTTCTGCTGATGCTCGGGTTTTCTTTGGTTCCATCCGAGCATGTGGTGAAGGGATATCTCTTGTTGGTGCATCTCGGGTTCTTGTACTGGATGTGCATCCGAATCCATCTGTAACACGGCAAGCAATAGGACGCGCATTTCGCCCCGGTCAGCAAAAGAAAGTATACACTTACAGGTTGGTAGCCTCTGGTTCACCTGAGGAAGAAGACCATTCCACTTGTTTCAGAAAGGAGTCAATTGCAAAACTGTGGTTTGAGTGGAATGAGTATGATGGTCACTGTGATTTTCAAATGGAAGAGGTTGATGTCAAGACCTGTGGTGATATGTTTCTTGAAACACCATGTTTGAGTGAAGATGTTATCTCTCTTTTTAAAAG ataa
- the LOC116032415 gene encoding RNA-binding protein 28 translates to MGKKKTNKANGDSQFSPSTIFVSNLPFTLTNTELEQTFSEVGPIRRCFLVTKKGSTEHRGFGFVQFASVEDAGRAIELKNGSTVGGRKLGVKHAMHRAPLEQRQSKGSQDKAPQERDRDGTLPAEIVKHEQDSNSQGTGKPRKRKATVLCSGMPDEKNCSEKQRVARTVIIGGILSADMAAEVHRLAKECGTVCSVTYPLPIEELEYNGLAQDGCKMGASSVLYTSVKSAQSCVATLHQKEIHGGAIWVRQLGGEGSKTNKWKLIVRNIPFKATVDEIKSMFSTVGFVWDVYIPQNAETGLSKGFAFVKFTSKQDAEKAIKTFNGKNFGKRPIAVDWVVPKKVYVADSQSTAASEDGRNESDGDDDDSVDLEDQEMEIDGESQQALGSDSASELEEAEEEKDEEDEDADEEEEEDVDKDTQPKVNIDMEADIARKVLENLISSTSKGAAASANESSSLPKGEKSEVVSVHDKSSDASHVDETPPEGSSKSKEKTSRPTEGAEDLQRTIFINNLPFDVDNEEVKQRFSAFGEVESFVQVLHQVTKRPRGTGFLKFKTADAAEAALLAANTAAGLGIFLKGRQLKVLKAVDRKTAQDKELEKTKKDDHDHRNLYLAKEGLVLEGTPAAEGVSASDMSKRKTLHEKKMIKLKSPNFHISRTRLIIYNLPKSTTEKDLKKLCIDAVTSRATKQKPTIRQIKFLEDHKKGKVVVKNQSRGVAFVEFTEHQHALVALRVLNNNPGTFGPEHRPIVEFAVDNVKKLMHRKEKIQVQQNESHHKTDKSWQNDPANEQDSRHSKSRKRKSRGDASSISACENSEVKTGAKGAIAEPARPTKKQKPKKMLISLKQDLIENRQKGKFADIGSQPTKSASSNAPKPVPIKDGAMRSKARSEDETTQEIQRNSSKRAKKSKKNKDPLGRDVVDKLDVLIEQYRSKFSKGSSDQIDGNKHGSKRLRRWFQS, encoded by the exons ATGGGAAAGAAGAAGACGAACAAGGCTAATGGCGATAGCCAATTCTCTCCCTCCACCATCTTCGTTTCTAACTTGCCTTTCACCCTTACGAACACTGAG CTGGAACAAACGTTCAGTGAAGTTGGCCCCATCAGAAGGTGCTTTTTAGTAACAAAAAAAG GTTCTACTGAACACCGAGGTTTTGGCTTTGTCCAATT TGCCTCGGTTGAAGATGCTGGTCGTGCTATTGAACTCAAAAATGGCTCAACAGTTGGAGGGAGAAAACTTGGAGTCAAACATGCAATGCATCGGGCTCCTCTTGAACAGCGTCAATCAAAGGGAAGTCAAG ACAAGGCTCCTCAGGAAAGGGATAGGGATGGCACTTTGCCTGCTGAAATAGTCAAGCATGAACAAGATTCAAACTCTCAAGGAACAG GTAAGCCCAGAAAAAGGAAAGCTACAGTACTTTGCAGTGGTATGCCCGATGAAAAGAATTGTTCAGAAAAGCAGAG GGTTGCTAGGACAGTCATAATTGGAGGTATTCTTAGTGCGGATATGGCAGCAGAAGTTCACCGTCTTGCCAAAGAGTGTGGCACAGTATGTTCTGTTACTTATCCTCTTCCCATAGAAGAACTTGAATATAATG GGCTGGCTCAAGATGGTTGTAAAATGGGTGCTTCATCCGTGCTTTATACTAGTGTGAAATCAGCTCAAAGTTGTGTTGCAACCTTACATCAAAAAGAAATACATGGCGGGGCTATTTGGGTGCGCCAACTTGGTGGAGAG GGTTCCAAGACTAATAAATGGAAACTAATAGTGAGGAATATTCCTTTCAAG GCCACAGTGGATGAGATAAAGAGTATGTTTTCAACTGTTGGCTTTGTATGGGATGTATATATTCCTCAAAATGCAGAGACAGG TTTGTCTAAGGGATTTGCATTTGTTAAATTTACATCCAAGCAAGATGCAGAAAAG GCTATTAAGACTTTCAATGGAAAGAATTTTGGTAAAAGGCCTATTGCTGTTGATTGGGTTGTACCAAAAAAGGTTTATGTTGCCGATAGTCAATCTACTGCAGCTTCAGAAGATG GTCGGAATGAAAGTGATGGAGATGATGACGATAGTGTTGATTTGGAAGATCAGGAAATGGAGATTGATGGAGAATCCCAACAAGCTCTTGGGAGCGACAGTGCCTCTGAATTAGAAGaagcagaagaagaaaaagacgaagaagatgaagatgcagatgaagaagaagaagaagatgttgATAAGGACACCCAGCCCAAAGTTAATATTGATATGGAAGCAGACATTGCAAGGAAAGttcttgaaaatttaatttcGTCTACTTCTAAAGGAGCAGCTGCTTCTGCCAACGAATCTTCCAGCTTGCCCAAGGGAGAGAAGAGTGAAGTTGTTAGTGTACATGACAAATCCTCTGATGCATCTCATGTGGATGAAACGCCACCTGAAGGTTCTAGTAAGAGTAAGGAGAAAACCTCCAGGCCGACTGAAGGAGCAGAGGATCTGCAGCGAACAATTTTCATTAACAATCTTCCTTTTGATGTTGATAATGAAGAAGTGAAGCAGCGCTTTTCTGCATTTGGTGAAGTGGAGTCCTTTGTTCAAGTTCTTCACCAAGTCACCAA GCGACCCAGAGGGACTGGGTTTCTCAAATTTAAAACCGCAGATGCTGCTGAAGCTGCACTTTTGGCTGCCAACACAGCAGCTGGTTTGGGTATATTTCTGAAGGGTAGGCAATTAAAGGTTTTAAAGGCTGTTGACAGAAAAACAGCTCAGGACAAGGAGTTGGAGAAAACCAAAAAGGATGATCATGACCATCGCAACCTTTATCTTGCCAAG GAAGGACTTGTTTTGGAGGGAACTCCTGCTGCTGAGGGTGTTTCGGCAAGTGATATGTCTAAGCGCAAGAC GTTGCATgagaaaaagatgatcaagctTAAGTCCCCTAACTTCCATATCTCAAGGACTCGACTAATTATATACAATCTTCCAAAGTCAACGACTGAGAAAGATCTTAAGAAACTTTGCATAGATGCAGTTACCTCTCGAGCTACTAAGCAAAAACCCACAATCAGGCAG ataaaatttttggaagATCATAAAAAAGGTAAAGTGGTAGTGAAGAATCAATCTCGTGGAGTTGCCTTTGTTGAGTTCACGGAGCACCAACATGCACTTGTAGCTCTGAGAGTTCTTAATAATAATCCTG GAACTTTTGGCCCTGAACATCGTCCGATTGTAGAGTTTGCTGTTGATAATGTCAAGAAACTGATGCACCGTAAAGAGAAGATTCAAGTCCAGCAGAATGAATCTCATCATAAAACAGATAAGTCATGGCAAAATGATCCTGCTAATGAGCAGGATTCTCGCCATAGCAAGTCAAGAAAACGCAAATCTAGAGGGGATGCGTCATCAATTTCTGCGTGTGAGAACAGTGAAGTGAAAACAGGTGCCAAGGGAGCAATTGCTGAACCAGCCAGACCCACAAAGAAGCAGAAACCAAAGAAAATGTTGATAAGCTTAAAACAGGACCTAATAGAGAACCGGCAAAAAGGAAAGTTTGCTGACATTGGATCTCAACCAACTAAAAGTGCCTCGAGCAATGCCCCTAAGCCTGTACCTATCAAAGATGGGGCTATGAGATCAAAAGCAAGATCGGAAGATGAGACCACCCaagagatacaaagaaacagtTCGAAGAGAGCAAAAAAGTCTAAAAAGAACAAAGACCCTTTGGGACGTGATGTGGTGGACAAACTTGATGTGCTTATTGAACAATACAGGTCTAAATTCTCAAAGGGTAGTTCTGACCAAATTGATGGTAACAAACATGGTTCTAAACGGCTCAGGAGGTGGTTCCAATCATAA